CATAATAATCAATAAACCATATACTGCTATACAGAATGCGTGCCCAGACCATCAGATATTCTGCGTTTGATTCCTACAAACCACCAATTGAACATTAATTCATATAAGCTGATCAGTAGACGTGCGTACTGACAGGAGCCACCAATTGGAGTAATGGAAAAGTAGTTGGTTTCATAAGTGAATCGGTCCGGATACAGCAAGAGAAACACATCTATTAGCCATCATTCGGATCAATCTACTTGCTGTCTGACTATAACCAACTATGTTCCCATATTATACCGGATACTACGGTCCACAGAATCATTCCACTAACCCTATCAACTAACTGGATGGAATTTGACTAACTGCTATGGACTCACGTATTCCTGACTTCTACGAAGAAACTCCGGAGCGACGACGTGAAATCATTACGAGTCGCTGCCTCCTTTCTGAAGAAGATTCTGACGCTCTGAGGGAGGGGCCCAATAGCGAACTCATGGATAGTTTGAGTGAAAACGTGATCGGCAGTATTTCCCTCCCGTTGAGTGTTGCGACAAACTTCGTTATCGATGGCGAAGACGTACTTGTGCCAATGGCGGTTGAAGAAAGCTCCGTTGTGGCAGCCGCTTCGTATGGGGCGAAACTTACGCGTGAGACGGGCGGATTCTCAACCTCTGTCTCGGGACCGTATATGCTCGGACAGATCCAAATTCGAGACATCAGTGACCCATACAGTGCGAAAATGCGGGTTCTCGAACGAGCTGACGAGATTAGATCTATGGCTAATGATCAGGGTGTCCTCGTCTCTCACGGTGGCGGGTGTGAGAACGTTACTGCTCGTGTCGTAGACACCCCTCGTGGCCCAATGGTTGTCGTTCATCTCCTTGTAAATGTGCAGGACGCCATGGGAGCGAATGCAGTCAACACAATGGCAGAGGCAGTGGCCCCGCTCGTTGAAGAAGAGACCAGTGGGGAAGCCGTTCTCCGTGTGTTGTCAAACTTAGCGGATCACCGAGTTGCGCGTGCTCGGTGTACTGTCACACCAGATATGCTTGAGCGCGAGCAGAGTT
This DNA window, taken from Haloarcula laminariae, encodes the following:
- a CDS encoding hydroxymethylglutaryl-CoA reductase, degradative: MDSRIPDFYEETPERRREIITSRCLLSEEDSDALREGPNSELMDSLSENVIGSISLPLSVATNFVIDGEDVLVPMAVEESSVVAAASYGAKLTRETGGFSTSVSGPYMLGQIQIRDISDPYSAKMRVLERADEIRSMANDQGVLVSHGGGCENVTARVVDTPRGPMVVVHLLVNVQDAMGANAVNTMAEAVAPLVEEETSGEAVLRVLSNLADHRVARARCTVTPDMLEREQSSLAGEEVRDRIVDAWAFAAGDPYRAATHNKGILNGMDALAVATMNDWRAIEAGAHAFAANDGYGPLSTYEIDTEGNLSCSIEVPVQVGTVGGATRAHPTASAAMEILDVESSDELVGIFGAVGLAENIASMRALADEGIQTGHMKLHAKNIARETDAPDELIEEIAARMVAEDDIRAGRARELAEELSQ